The Solidesulfovibrio fructosivorans JJ] genome contains a region encoding:
- a CDS encoding sensor histidine kinase, translating into MSSKSRALFRSTTVRLTVRYSLIFISSALILFLLAYSLLSDAVRQGDRVAMAQKLREYASIGLKKGLNGLVDFVRTERENYDYDEYYLRIVDAEGKRLLNLSPSDLPPLPEKLESDSPGAGIQWFFLPQKKDAALLEVASRALPGGGVVYMGKDASDRERLLRQFRVIFAGIMAPVALIGLAAGFVLARRVLKPIQNLIDTVRAIDTGRMDARVPAVGADDELNELALLFNAMLDKIKALLAGMREALDNVAHDLRTPATRTLAAVEVAAAKTDPEALREALLDCAEETRRMVSMLGILMDISEAETGAMRLRLGRADMAALIGETAELYQYVAEEKGVAVVVDTTGPLPVVADVDRMRQVLANLLDNAVKYTPVGGRVELSGRLRDGMVSVCVADTGEGIGADDIPRIFDRLYRADKSRSRRGLGLGLSLVRAVLFAHGGVIDVQSAPGKGSRFTFSLPAATVGEQSAL; encoded by the coding sequence ATGTCCTCAAAGAGTAGGGCGCTTTTCCGTTCCACCACCGTCCGTCTGACCGTCCGTTATTCCCTGATCTTCATTTCCAGCGCGCTGATCCTGTTTCTCCTGGCCTATTCGCTGCTCTCCGACGCCGTGCGTCAGGGCGACCGGGTGGCCATGGCCCAGAAACTGCGCGAATACGCCTCCATCGGGCTCAAGAAGGGACTGAACGGTCTGGTCGATTTCGTGCGCACCGAGCGCGAGAATTACGACTACGACGAATATTACCTGCGCATCGTCGACGCCGAGGGGAAGCGGCTGCTCAACCTTTCCCCGAGCGATCTGCCGCCCTTGCCGGAAAAGCTCGAGAGCGATTCCCCGGGCGCGGGCATCCAGTGGTTTTTCCTGCCCCAGAAAAAGGATGCCGCCCTGCTGGAAGTGGCCTCGCGGGCGCTTCCCGGCGGCGGCGTGGTGTACATGGGCAAGGACGCCAGCGACCGCGAGCGGTTGCTGCGGCAGTTCCGGGTGATTTTCGCCGGCATCATGGCCCCGGTGGCCCTGATCGGCCTGGCCGCCGGCTTCGTGCTGGCCAGGCGGGTGCTCAAGCCCATCCAGAATCTCATCGACACCGTGCGGGCCATCGACACCGGCCGTATGGACGCCCGCGTCCCGGCCGTGGGGGCCGATGACGAACTCAACGAGCTGGCGCTGCTGTTCAACGCCATGCTCGACAAGATCAAGGCGCTGCTTGCCGGCATGCGCGAGGCGCTGGACAACGTGGCCCACGACCTGCGCACCCCGGCCACCCGGACCCTGGCCGCCGTGGAGGTGGCCGCCGCCAAGACCGATCCCGAGGCCTTGCGCGAGGCCCTGCTCGACTGCGCCGAGGAGACCCGGCGCATGGTGTCCATGCTCGGCATCCTCATGGACATCTCCGAGGCCGAGACCGGGGCCATGCGCCTGCGCCTGGGCCGGGCGGACATGGCCGCGCTGATCGGGGAGACGGCCGAGCTGTACCAGTATGTGGCCGAGGAAAAAGGGGTGGCCGTGGTCGTGGACACGACCGGGCCGCTGCCGGTGGTGGCCGATGTGGACCGCATGCGGCAGGTGCTGGCCAATCTGCTGGACAATGCCGTCAAATACACCCCGGTCGGCGGGCGGGTGGAGCTTTCCGGCCGGTTGCGCGACGGAATGGTGTCGGTCTGCGTGGCGGACACGGGCGAGGGCATCGGCGCCGACGACATCCCCCGCATTTTCGACCGCCTCTACCGGGCCGACAAGAGCCGGTCCCGGCGGGGGTTGGGGCTTGGGCTGTCGCTTGTGCGGGCGGTCCTGTTCGCCCATGGCGGGGTCATCGACGTGCAAAGCGCTCCGGGCAAGGGCAGCCGGTTCACCTTCAGCCTGCCGGCGGCGACCGTGGGGGAACAGTCCGCCTTGTAA
- a CDS encoding response regulator, with protein sequence MRILLVEDDEKIASFIIGGLRQSGFAVDHAANGLDGLHLAATEPYAVAVIDVMLPGLDGLKVIEELRRRKVNTPIIILSAKRSVEDRVRGLETGSDDYISKPFSFSELLARVQALIRRSSSVSEPTRLTVGELSMNLLTREVHRGETAVQLQPREFALLEYFMRNPGKVLSKTMIMEHVWDYHFDPQTNLVDVLVCRLRNKIDRDWDRKMLHTLRGVGYVLKE encoded by the coding sequence ATGCGGATTCTGCTCGTCGAGGACGACGAGAAAATCGCGTCGTTTATCATCGGAGGCCTGCGCCAAAGCGGGTTTGCCGTGGACCATGCCGCGAACGGGCTGGACGGGCTGCATCTGGCCGCGACCGAGCCCTACGCCGTGGCCGTCATCGACGTCATGCTGCCCGGCCTCGACGGCCTCAAGGTCATCGAGGAGCTGCGCCGGCGCAAGGTCAACACGCCCATCATCATCCTGTCGGCCAAGCGTTCGGTCGAGGACCGGGTGCGGGGACTCGAGACCGGCAGCGACGACTACATTTCCAAGCCCTTCTCCTTTTCCGAGCTCCTGGCTCGGGTCCAGGCGCTTATCCGCCGCTCCTCCAGCGTGTCCGAACCCACCAGGCTGACCGTGGGCGAGCTGTCCATGAACCTGCTCACCCGGGAGGTGCATCGCGGCGAAACCGCCGTGCAGCTCCAGCCGCGCGAATTCGCCCTGCTCGAGTATTTCATGCGCAATCCCGGCAAGGTGCTCTCCAAGACCATGATCATGGAGCATGTCTGGGACTACCATTTCGATCCCCAGACCAACCTGGTGGACGTGCTGGTGTGCCGGCTGCGCAACAAGATCGACCGGGACTGGGACAGGAAGATGCTGCATACCCTGCGCGGGGTCGGGTATGTCCTCAAAGAGTAG